The Haloplanus natans DSM 17983 DNA segment CGCCCGAAGTGATGGATCTGGTGTTCGCAGGTGTCGACCGCCTCGAACTCGCCGTCGAATCCATCGACGCGGACGGCACCGTCGACGTCGAGACGGCCGACCTCGAGACGGATATCCGGACGGTCATCGAGGGCGGCGGCGCGACGGGTGCGGAAGACGGCGGTACCGACGCGGACGGGACGGACCAGGTCGACACCTTCGAGGTGACAGTCGAGGTAGGCGATTCGGAGATGAAAGGCGTCGACGGGATGCTCGTCCTCGAAGCCATCCGCGAGGAGTGTGATCTGGTCGACGCGACGCCCGACCCCGAGGCCATCGAGGACGGCGAGTACGAGGACGACTTCGCCCTCGTCGTCGCCTCGACGACTGCCGACGAACTCCGGGCGACGCTCGATCGGGTCTCCGCCATCGAGGACGCCACGCTGTCACAGGCAGGGACGGAAACGTCCAAAGCGAACGACCCCGAGGACGAAAGCGAGGCCGACGACGCGAGCACGGACGACGCCCAGCGGGCGAACGGCGAGAGCGAACCCGACGCCAGTAACGGCTCCTCCCGGGAAATCAGCTCCGTCCGGGTCGACGTCGATCAGTTAGACGACCTGCACGGCCTCGTCGAGCAGTTGGTCACCAGCCGGATCAAGCTCCGCCGCGCCGTCGACGACGGCGACGTGGGGAGCGCGACGGACACGCTCGGCGAACTCGACAAGATCACCGGCAACCTCCAGAACACGGTGATGGACATGCGGCTGATCCCGATGCGGAAGGTGATCAGCAAGTTCCCGCGGCTGGTTCGTGACCTCGCCCGCGAACAGGAAAAGGAGATCGACTTCCGGATGGAGGGTCAGGATATCGAACTCGACCGCACCATCCTGACCGAGATCAGCGATCCGCTCATGCACATCCTCCGGAACGCGGTCGATCACGGCATCGAACCGCCCGCAGAACGGGAAGCGGCGGGGAAGGATCGCGAGGGGTCTATCGAGCTACGGGCGAGCCGCGAACGCGACCACGTCACCGTCACCGTCGAGGACGACGGCCGCGGTCTGGACGTGGACGAACTCCGGCGGAAGGCGGCCGAGAAGGGGGTTCGGACCGAGGCCGAACTCGACTCGATGGAGGACTCCGAGGTGTACGATCTAGTCTTCCACCCGGGCTTCTCGACGGCCGACGAGGTGACCGACGTGAGCGGCCGAGGCGTCGGCATGGACGTGGTCCACAGCACGGTCAAACAGCTCGACGGCTCGGTGAACGTCGAGAGCGAGCACGGCGAGGGAACGAGTGTCACCCTGCGCCTGCCGGTGACCGTCGCCATCGTCAAGGTGCTGTTCATCGAAGT contains these protein-coding regions:
- the cheA gene encoding chemotaxis protein CheA codes for the protein MTEEYVQAFVHESEEQLTDLNNSLLALESDPDDREAMDDIFRTAHTLKGNFGAMGYDEASDLAHAIEDLLDELREGDMTVTPEVMDLVFAGVDRLELAVESIDADGTVDVETADLETDIRTVIEGGGATGAEDGGTDADGTDQVDTFEVTVEVGDSEMKGVDGMLVLEAIREECDLVDATPDPEAIEDGEYEDDFALVVASTTADELRATLDRVSAIEDATLSQAGTETSKANDPEDESEADDASTDDAQRANGESEPDASNGSSREISSVRVDVDQLDDLHGLVEQLVTSRIKLRRAVDDGDVGSATDTLGELDKITGNLQNTVMDMRLIPMRKVISKFPRLVRDLAREQEKEIDFRMEGQDIELDRTILTEISDPLMHILRNAVDHGIEPPAEREAAGKDREGSIELRASRERDHVTVTVEDDGRGLDVDELRRKAAEKGVRTEAELDSMEDSEVYDLVFHPGFSTADEVTDVSGRGVGMDVVHSTVKQLDGSVNVESEHGEGTSVTLRLPVTVAIVKVLFIEVGSEEYGVPIKNIDEVSRIPEVETINEQPMIEHDEDIYPVVDLASELDVPGETANGDGMLLRIRKSERRAALRCDAVNKQEEVVVKPLEGVLSGIPGLSGTAVLGDGNIVPILDVVTL